A genomic segment from Sinomonas atrocyanea encodes:
- a CDS encoding recombinase family protein: MTKLIGYARVSTRQQSTDRQQADLLAAGVRRDDLYIDQGVSGARASRPQFDRALEALIEGDTLVITTLDRLGRSTQNMLAFADALRARGAGLRVLNLGGGDVDTKTPMGSMLFTIMAALAQMEHEIKRERIIDSVSKRRQAGKDLGGRPRRITDSQIRNAIRLVEGGEPAAQVARDLGMSRATFYRRSQALKG; the protein is encoded by the coding sequence ATGACGAAGCTGATCGGCTACGCACGCGTTTCGACCCGGCAACAGTCCACCGACCGGCAGCAGGCAGACCTCCTGGCCGCCGGTGTCCGCCGCGACGACCTCTACATTGACCAGGGCGTGTCCGGGGCCAGGGCATCGCGTCCCCAATTCGACCGGGCGCTCGAAGCGCTCATCGAGGGCGACACCCTCGTCATCACAACACTGGACCGGCTCGGGCGATCCACCCAGAACATGCTCGCCTTCGCCGACGCGCTGCGCGCCCGTGGTGCTGGCCTGCGCGTGCTGAACCTCGGAGGCGGCGACGTCGACACCAAGACACCCATGGGGTCGATGCTGTTCACGATCATGGCCGCCCTCGCCCAGATGGAGCACGAGATCAAACGCGAACGCATCATCGACTCCGTCAGCAAGCGGCGGCAAGCCGGCAAGGACCTCGGCGGTCGACCACGCCGGATCACCGACAGCCAGATCAGGAACGCCATCCGCTTGGTCGAAGGCGGGGAGCCAGCCGCGCAAGTCGCCCGCGACCTCGGAATGTCCCGGGCCACTTTCTACAGGCGATCGCAAGCACTCAAGGGCTAG